The following proteins are co-located in the Phyllostomus discolor isolate MPI-MPIP mPhyDis1 chromosome 1, mPhyDis1.pri.v3, whole genome shotgun sequence genome:
- the INAFM2 gene encoding putative transmembrane protein INAFM2, producing MKERDAAPAERGKPATYTGDKKAKMAAKTNKKWVRLATVFAYVLSVSLAAIVLAVYYSLIWQPVGAGTSGGAVGPPPGGSNTTGPSGTSAAAAAVGPNTTGSSSREAPRDAPPLQAARPTPPEPSADSPLARPLERPRGPEEDEEEAAAAPGSR from the coding sequence ATGAAGGAGCGCGACGCGGCCCCGGCGGAGCGGGGCAAGCCGGCCACCTACACCGGGGACAAGAAGGCGAAGATGGCGGCCAAGACCAACAAGAAGTGGGTCCGGCTCGCCACCGTGTTCGCCTACGtgctctctgtgtctctggccGCCATCGTGCTCGCCGTCTACTACAGCCTCATCTGGCAGCCGGTGGGCGCCGGGACCTCGGGGGGAGCCGTTGGCCCGCCCCCAGGCGGCTCCAACACCACCGGCCCGTCTGGGActtcggcggcggcggcggcagtgggGCCAAACACCACGGGATCGTCCAGCCGTGAGGCACCGCGCGACGCGCCCCCGCTGCAGGCGGCACGGCCCACGCCTCCTGAGCCCTCTGCCGACAGCCCCTTGGCCCGGCCGCTGGAGCGGCCGCGGGGGCcggaggaggacgaggaggaagCGGCGGCGGCGCCCGGGAGCCGCTGA